In a single window of the Salvelinus namaycush isolate Seneca chromosome 18, SaNama_1.0, whole genome shotgun sequence genome:
- the LOC120063356 gene encoding vesicle-associated membrane protein 8-like — MDNDLEQGEVVEQDKVRTLQSQVEGVKDIMTQNVDRILARGERLDDLMGKSEDLQAGAEDFKHTSQKVARSYWWKNMKLWVVIVVIVLVIILIIVLLSTGVIPTSTPVPPLPKPTKRPN, encoded by the exons gAGCAGGGAGAGGTGGTGGAGCAGGACAAGGTGAGAACCCTGCAGTCTCAGGTGGAGGGAGTGAAGGACATCATGACCCAGAACGTGGACCGGATCCTGGCCCGGGGAGAGAGGCTGGACGACTTGATGGGCAAGTCAGAGGACCTGCAGGCTGGG GCTGAGGACTTCAAGCACACGTCCCAGAAGGTGGCTCGCTCCTACTGGTGGAAGAACATGAAGCTGTGGGTGGTGATCGTGGTCATTGTCCTCGTCATAATCCTCATCATCGTACTGCTCAGCACTGGCGTCATCCCAACCAGCACCCCTGTTCCCCCACTTCCCAAACCTACTAAAAGACCAAACTAG